One window from the genome of Nitrospiraceae bacterium encodes:
- a CDS encoding AsmA family protein: MRRKIMVGLALIIVLVFVAILFLLVLLDLNRYRDRYLPVLEQALHRPVEIQDVRLTLFPQLGVRMQGMTIGDDPAFSPQAFVTIPSVEVEIQWLPLLRRHIQVEHVRLQDPTVHIIRRHDGALNMATVGKDPALHSPEKAGSNPANALKPLFGVFAVERFSMTGGTLQYEDRAKEPFRSYHLEQLELVTDSVQLGQTASLHLKGMVMPNQLPLEMTGRFGPLQSTFDLPMIDLAGSIGRVEGTAQGQVMDGRLELDVQISDLSTDDMPLNIALDKPVFVKDLQAHLMASLISKESPKPFTGVRIDPLTVELQTGEATIHLSGQGTPGRLILSGEAPTLSSEDFPWVLSVQRPFSLEQIRFETVSQGPRVDLVFLKAQAFGGNLEAHGRWDGTPAVPLLSFQGTLTNFSVESMMQALRSSSHRLTGVGELHWIVARAAHSPSGPSKMTGPIRLMIRDGQLVGFDVMQGIEDALQLPDLLEESTGATKFSLIDTNVELEGKGLVIRQLNVEAPDFSMTGVGSLAFDESLNLQGNLAVSRTIGDRIIQRFPMAKVAWHQGRLVLPFTVMGTVQKPLLQLDTQSFGQQVKANVERRIEKVLQGDEQELQQLLQDGADVLKQLFGQ; this comes from the coding sequence GTGAGACGAAAAATCATGGTAGGTCTTGCTCTGATCATTGTTCTAGTGTTTGTGGCCATCCTGTTCCTTCTGGTTTTGCTGGATTTGAATCGGTACCGGGATCGGTATCTTCCTGTTCTGGAGCAGGCTCTTCATCGTCCGGTGGAAATTCAGGATGTCCGTTTAACGCTTTTTCCTCAACTGGGTGTTCGGATGCAGGGCATGACGATTGGAGATGATCCGGCGTTCAGTCCTCAGGCGTTTGTCACGATTCCTTCGGTTGAGGTGGAGATTCAATGGCTCCCACTGCTGCGCAGGCATATTCAGGTTGAACACGTGCGTCTTCAGGATCCGACAGTTCACATCATCCGCAGGCATGATGGGGCATTGAATATGGCCACTGTCGGAAAAGATCCCGCTCTCCATTCGCCTGAGAAGGCGGGTTCGAATCCAGCCAATGCTCTCAAGCCCTTATTCGGTGTGTTTGCAGTGGAGCGGTTCTCCATGACTGGAGGGACTCTTCAGTATGAGGATCGTGCCAAAGAACCCTTCCGGTCCTACCACCTTGAGCAACTGGAGTTGGTCACGGATTCCGTTCAATTAGGTCAGACGGCGAGCCTGCACCTGAAGGGTATGGTGATGCCCAATCAGCTTCCATTGGAGATGACCGGGCGATTTGGTCCCCTTCAATCCACTTTTGATCTTCCGATGATTGATCTCGCGGGCAGCATAGGCAGGGTAGAGGGAACCGCACAGGGCCAAGTGATGGATGGAAGACTTGAGTTAGACGTGCAGATTTCAGACCTATCGACGGATGACATGCCCCTGAATATAGCGTTGGACAAACCTGTGTTCGTCAAGGACCTTCAGGCTCATCTGATGGCATCTCTGATCTCCAAGGAATCACCGAAACCTTTCACAGGAGTGAGGATTGATCCGTTGACCGTTGAACTCCAAACGGGTGAGGCGACCATTCATCTTTCGGGTCAAGGTACGCCTGGCCGTCTGATTTTATCCGGTGAGGCCCCTACTCTGTCCTCAGAAGATTTTCCCTGGGTGCTTTCCGTGCAACGCCCGTTTTCACTGGAGCAGATTCGTTTTGAAACCGTAAGCCAAGGGCCAAGGGTGGACCTGGTGTTCCTCAAGGCCCAAGCGTTTGGGGGAAATCTTGAGGCGCATGGAAGATGGGACGGGACCCCAGCTGTTCCCCTGCTCTCGTTCCAGGGAACCTTGACGAATTTTTCGGTTGAATCAATGATGCAGGCCTTACGGTCTTCCTCCCACCGGTTGACCGGTGTGGGAGAATTGCATTGGATCGTGGCGCGAGCGGCACACTCGCCATCCGGGCCGTCAAAGATGACCGGACCAATCCGATTGATGATTCGGGATGGGCAATTAGTTGGATTTGATGTCATGCAGGGGATTGAAGATGCCCTTCAGCTACCGGACCTTCTGGAGGAATCCACCGGTGCGACGAAATTTTCTTTGATTGATACCAACGTGGAACTGGAAGGCAAGGGACTGGTGATTCGGCAATTGAACGTTGAGGCCCCAGATTTCTCGATGACAGGGGTGGGAAGTCTCGCCTTTGATGAATCGTTGAATCTGCAAGGCAATCTGGCCGTTTCACGGACGATCGGCGACCGGATTATTCAGCGGTTTCCGATGGCCAAAGTGGCGTGGCATCAGGGAAGGTTGGTGCTGCCTTTTACGGTAATGGGAACCGTTCAGAAACCGCTACTGCAGTTGGATACGCAATCCTTTGGGCAGCAGGTCAAAGCGAATGTGGAGCGGAGGATTGAGAAAGTCTTACAGGGGGATGAACAGGAATTACAGCAACTCTTACAAGACGGAGCGGACGTTCTGAAACAGTTATTTGGACAATAG